From one Sulfurimonas sp. HSL-3221 genomic stretch:
- a CDS encoding site-2 protease family protein gives MDSIDLLKIAAAVIALAIAIIGHEIMHGWVAYRYGDTTAKHAGRLSVNPLIHIDPIGTILVPLMMYFIPVLLGMGGGFLFGWAKPVPVNMRTVITNGGYNAAMQVSLAGIAYNFALASLFAVLLTGMHQPVQSDGLGYIFLYLIVMQLVFINVLLAVFNLLPIPQFDGAHFLMFLSLKLGLNNIAMWFQRLEPYGMFIVIIILITPLREYVLFMPVQYVLHLLLS, from the coding sequence GTGGACTCTATTGATCTGCTGAAAATCGCCGCGGCCGTCATTGCACTGGCCATTGCCATTATCGGCCACGAGATCATGCACGGCTGGGTCGCTTACCGCTACGGCGACACGACGGCCAAGCATGCCGGGCGCCTCTCCGTCAATCCGCTGATCCACATCGACCCCATCGGGACGATCCTTGTGCCGCTGATGATGTATTTCATCCCCGTGCTGCTCGGCATGGGCGGCGGGTTCCTCTTCGGCTGGGCCAAACCGGTACCGGTCAACATGCGCACCGTTATCACCAACGGCGGCTACAATGCCGCCATGCAGGTCAGCCTCGCCGGCATCGCCTACAACTTCGCCCTGGCCTCCCTCTTCGCCGTCTTGCTGACAGGGATGCACCAGCCGGTTCAGAGCGACGGACTGGGCTATATTTTCCTCTACCTTATCGTCATGCAGCTGGTCTTTATCAACGTGCTGCTCGCCGTCTTTAACCTGCTGCCGATCCCGCAGTTTGACGGGGCGCATTTTTTAATGTTCCTCTCACTCAAACTCGGCCTAAACAACATCGCCATGTGGTTCCAGCGCCTGGAACCCTACGGTATGTTTATCGTCATCATCATCTTGATCACGCCGCTGAGAGAGTATGTACTTTTCATGCCCGTCCAGTACGTGCTGCATCTGCTATTATCTTAA
- the lepB gene encoding signal peptidase I, producing the protein MKTKVKHAAKAAYRFSNSWTGTVIIVLFVIFFVAQAFRIPSGSMKDSLLIGDHLFAKKFAYGISTPHIPFLEIPLIPGTDGHIIDGDTPQRGDIVIFRYPNNTTLHYVKRCVATPGDELFVFNKDLYLHPVEGDEYIRQHYTFTHELKEFDGRLWVKNPYMKDHPGIHHDPSIIDDGRYPQPIFNFGPVQVPEGRYFMMGDNRDHSNDSRFWGAVPYGLVEGTPWFIYFSMDDNYEIRWDRMFKTPEDLEQSPYLERAVAERQREEGQDRGLY; encoded by the coding sequence ATGAAGACGAAGGTCAAACACGCCGCCAAAGCGGCCTACCGCTTCTCCAACAGCTGGACGGGAACGGTCATTATCGTCCTCTTCGTCATCTTTTTCGTCGCCCAGGCGTTCCGCATCCCCAGCGGTTCCATGAAAGACTCCCTGCTCATCGGCGACCACCTCTTCGCCAAAAAGTTCGCCTACGGCATCTCTACCCCGCACATCCCGTTCCTGGAGATCCCGCTTATTCCGGGCACCGACGGGCACATCATCGACGGCGACACGCCTCAGCGCGGGGACATCGTGATCTTCCGCTACCCCAACAACACGACCCTGCACTACGTCAAACGCTGCGTCGCGACCCCGGGGGACGAGCTCTTCGTCTTCAACAAGGATCTCTACCTCCACCCGGTCGAAGGGGACGAGTATATTCGCCAGCACTACACCTTCACCCACGAACTCAAGGAGTTCGACGGCCGTCTCTGGGTCAAGAACCCCTACATGAAGGATCATCCGGGCATCCACCACGATCCCTCCATCATTGATGACGGCCGCTACCCACAGCCCATCTTCAATTTCGGACCGGTCCAGGTACCCGAAGGCCGCTACTTCATGATGGGCGATAACCGCGATCACTCCAACGACAGCCGCTTCTGGGGCGCCGTACCCTACGGCCTTGTCGAAGGGACGCCGTGGTTCATCTACTTCAGCATGGACGACAACTACGAGATCCGCTGGGACCGCATGTTCAAAACCCCCGAGGACCTCGAACAGTCCCCCTACCTGGAGCGCGCGGTCGCCGAACGCCAGCGCGAAGAGGGCCAAGACCGTGGACTCTATTGA
- the folD gene encoding bifunctional methylenetetrahydrofolate dehydrogenase/methenyltetrahydrofolate cyclohydrolase FolD, giving the protein MQILDGKALSKKIEEGVATAASELKERTGRVPGLAVILVGNDPASHAYVGMKKKACDRAGFYSVTHEMPETISQEAIEQTIEMMNGNPNIDGILVQLPLPPHIDTTRLLELVAPHKDVDGFHPYNAGRLMTGLDGFVPCTPLGVMELFAEYEIDLTGKDAVVVGASNIVGKPMAALLLNANATVTITHIHTKDLKAHTRNADIVLVGAGVINLIKEDMVKEGAIVIDIGINRAPDGRLVGDVDYENVAPKCSYITPVPGGVGPMTIAMLLKNTLKAAEMHAQERQ; this is encoded by the coding sequence ATGCAGATACTCGACGGAAAAGCGCTTTCCAAGAAGATTGAAGAAGGTGTCGCCACCGCGGCTTCCGAACTCAAGGAACGGACCGGTCGCGTCCCGGGCCTCGCCGTCATCCTCGTCGGCAACGACCCCGCTTCCCATGCCTACGTCGGCATGAAAAAGAAGGCCTGCGACCGCGCCGGTTTCTACTCCGTCACCCACGAAATGCCTGAAACGATCTCCCAGGAGGCGATCGAACAGACCATCGAAATGATGAACGGCAACCCCAACATCGACGGTATCCTCGTCCAGCTCCCGCTTCCGCCGCATATTGACACGACCCGCCTGCTCGAACTCGTCGCCCCGCACAAGGACGTCGACGGTTTCCACCCCTATAATGCCGGCCGCCTAATGACGGGGCTGGACGGCTTCGTCCCCTGTACCCCGCTGGGCGTCATGGAGCTCTTCGCCGAGTACGAGATCGACCTCACGGGCAAAGACGCCGTCGTCGTCGGCGCCTCCAACATCGTCGGCAAACCGATGGCGGCCCTGCTGCTCAACGCCAACGCGACCGTCACGATCACCCATATCCATACCAAAGACCTCAAAGCCCATACCCGCAACGCCGACATCGTCCTGGTCGGGGCCGGGGTCATCAACCTGATCAAGGAGGATATGGTCAAAGAGGGGGCCATTGTTATTGACATCGGTATCAACCGCGCACCGGACGGCCGCCTCGTCGGTGACGTCGATTACGAAAACGTCGCGCCGAAATGCTCCTACATCACCCCGGTGCCCGGCGGAGTCGGCCCGATGACCATCGCCATGCTGCTGAAAAACACCCTCAAAGCGGCCGAGATGCACGCACAAGAGCGCCAATGA
- a CDS encoding c-type cytochrome produces the protein MARWLLFLATLLAAEESFITPQEYAAQLYHNPRGIGCNLCHGEHGEGKVIAHYTDKGVRKSFTAPAINVIGFEDFDRALNGRVKGMPRYFLTEEERHTLYRYLHPKDANVPN, from the coding sequence ATGGCCCGTTGGCTCCTGTTTTTGGCGACCTTGCTTGCGGCGGAGGAGTCCTTCATCACCCCGCAGGAATACGCCGCGCAGCTCTACCACAATCCGAGGGGGATCGGCTGCAATCTCTGCCACGGCGAACACGGCGAGGGGAAGGTGATCGCCCATTATACCGACAAGGGTGTTCGCAAATCGTTTACCGCTCCGGCGATCAACGTTATCGGCTTCGAGGATTTCGACCGGGCCCTCAACGGCCGCGTCAAAGGGATGCCGCGCTACTTCCTGACCGAGGAGGAGCGCCATACCCTCTACCGTTACCTGCACCCAAAGGATGCCAATGTTCCAAACTGA
- a CDS encoding HpcH/HpaI aldolase/citrate lyase family protein, which yields MFQTDLPELERAAETLDIAALDALLSPRRRTLNGSAAFHAPLMLSAHRVKHLSKIPQLSADAVMFNLEDGVSAEQKPVALRLCALALSRLPQSSKKLVVRVNPLDEGGMEEIAFLAPYMPDAIRVPKVRTAEEVARIVSLVPAPIEVHLSIETKEAWLALASLRTDPRVCTFYLGILDLFADLGLDQALIAPENPTLRYLLSHFFVTCRALGVKPVSFVYQDYRNEAGFAAWLGLEREMGFDAKGCIAPKQAEQVMAAFGRDEAALLRAREIVALFEAERAKGVTGFTHEVYGFVDEPIYKGALALLKGTE from the coding sequence ATGTTCCAAACTGATCTTCCCGAACTGGAGCGGGCCGCGGAGACCCTCGACATCGCCGCCCTTGACGCGCTGCTCTCACCGCGGCGCCGTACCCTGAACGGTTCTGCCGCATTTCACGCGCCGCTGATGCTCTCCGCCCACCGCGTCAAGCATCTCTCGAAGATCCCGCAGCTGTCCGCCGACGCAGTAATGTTCAACCTCGAAGACGGGGTGTCGGCCGAACAAAAGCCGGTGGCGCTGCGTCTGTGTGCCCTCGCGCTTTCCCGGCTGCCGCAAAGCAGCAAGAAACTGGTCGTGCGGGTCAACCCCCTCGACGAGGGCGGGATGGAGGAGATCGCTTTTCTTGCCCCTTATATGCCCGACGCCATCCGCGTCCCGAAGGTCCGTACGGCGGAGGAGGTGGCGCGGATCGTTTCACTGGTACCCGCACCGATCGAAGTCCACCTCTCCATTGAGACGAAGGAGGCGTGGCTCGCCCTCGCAAGCTTACGGACCGATCCGCGGGTCTGCACCTTCTACCTCGGCATCCTTGACCTCTTCGCCGACCTGGGGCTCGACCAGGCGCTGATCGCCCCGGAAAACCCGACCCTGCGTTACCTGCTGTCGCACTTCTTCGTCACCTGTCGCGCCCTCGGCGTCAAACCCGTCTCCTTCGTCTACCAGGATTACCGCAATGAAGCGGGCTTTGCCGCCTGGCTCGGACTGGAAAGGGAAATGGGGTTCGACGCCAAGGGGTGCATTGCGCCGAAACAGGCCGAACAGGTGATGGCGGCCTTCGGCCGGGACGAGGCGGCATTGTTGCGGGCACGGGAGATCGTCGCCCTTTTCGAGGCCGAACGCGCCAAAGGGGTGACGGGCTTCACGCACGAGGTGTACGGTTTCGTCGACGAACCGATCTACAAGGGGGCGCTCGCCCTGCTGAAGGGTACGGAGTGA
- a CDS encoding dicarboxylate/amino acid:cation symporter: MTQLRAALASTNGLILAGIVLGALFGAFFPELALAQRIIGQMFVALLKMLVVPLVFASIFVAIAGLGTLHHLKNMGLRTIGLYLLTTALSVLLAIVVMNVLGIGEAVSAEGVAFAQAHEIKPFSFEAMLLGFIPTNVFASLTNGAMMQVIVFSILFAIASLYLSDHHQGLMLDFFTGVNNAMLKMAEWVIKLTPLGVFSLIAYVVADEGVDVILGLWKYMLVVIGVILLHGLVTLPSLVAFFARVNPYHYMGQVKEAILLAFSTASSAATLPVSIEVSEQKGGVRRESAGFVLPLGATVSMDGTAAYLVVAVLYIATLAGVELSFGDQVLLGVTVVALSVGVAALPSASLVMMVVILNQIGLPADYIGLIVAVDRVLDMFRTSLNVTSDLMVTKIVDVTTRKEALGETARERSA, encoded by the coding sequence GTGACGCAGCTGCGCGCGGCGCTCGCGTCGACGAACGGGCTCATCCTTGCCGGGATCGTTCTGGGAGCGCTTTTCGGCGCGTTCTTCCCCGAACTGGCCCTGGCGCAGCGGATCATCGGCCAGATGTTCGTCGCCCTGCTGAAAATGCTCGTCGTCCCCCTGGTCTTCGCCAGCATCTTCGTGGCCATCGCCGGGCTGGGGACGCTGCACCATCTCAAGAATATGGGGCTGCGCACTATCGGTCTCTACCTGCTCACGACGGCGCTTTCAGTCCTGCTGGCGATCGTCGTCATGAACGTTCTCGGCATTGGCGAAGCGGTCTCCGCCGAAGGGGTCGCGTTCGCGCAGGCGCACGAGATCAAACCCTTCTCATTCGAAGCGATGCTGCTTGGCTTCATCCCGACGAACGTTTTCGCCTCCCTGACGAACGGGGCGATGATGCAGGTGATCGTCTTCTCCATCCTCTTCGCGATCGCCAGTCTCTATCTCAGCGACCACCACCAGGGATTGATGCTCGACTTCTTTACGGGCGTCAACAACGCGATGCTCAAGATGGCCGAATGGGTCATCAAACTGACGCCTCTGGGCGTCTTCAGCCTGATCGCCTATGTCGTTGCCGACGAGGGGGTTGACGTCATTCTCGGGCTCTGGAAATATATGCTTGTCGTCATCGGAGTGATTCTGCTGCACGGGCTGGTGACGTTGCCGTCGCTTGTCGCCTTCTTCGCGCGCGTTAACCCCTACCATTATATGGGACAGGTCAAGGAAGCGATTCTGCTTGCATTTTCCACTGCCTCCAGCGCGGCGACACTGCCGGTCTCCATCGAGGTGAGCGAGCAGAAGGGCGGGGTGCGCCGGGAGAGCGCCGGGTTCGTGCTGCCGCTGGGCGCGACGGTCTCCATGGACGGGACGGCGGCCTACCTGGTCGTGGCGGTGCTCTATATCGCGACCCTCGCCGGGGTGGAGCTCTCCTTCGGCGACCAGGTGCTGCTGGGGGTGACTGTCGTGGCCCTCTCCGTCGGTGTCGCGGCGCTGCCGAGCGCCTCGCTGGTGATGATGGTCGTTATTTTGAACCAGATCGGTCTGCCGGCGGACTATATTGGCCTTATTGTCGCCGTCGACCGGGTACTGGACATGTTCCGCACCTCCCTTAACGTCACCTCGGACCTGATGGTCACGAAGATCGTCGACGTTACGACGCGCAAAGAAGCGCTTGGGGAAACGGCCCGGGAGCGCAGCGCTTAA
- a CDS encoding energy transducer TonB, translating to MSRSTAALIIAVLFHLLILLLFLLLGYIFVTEPVEPKLQEHRIKVSLKERPKAKANAALPNKRPPAEKIPPMPKGKQLEKLPQAQPLPQPQQQLPVTQPTPVKPQQKIPTPKKIAEPQKRVAKTEPVPPEKPYIPFMKTPEPKTAEANATAVPTEHKNLFAKLSQKQKNVEQKTAAKSANARRESRIPDDIREAYGDAFGKLSEGEQKYLLDNQEIMRSLTQTQLNATGSTMIPNNMRVNDYNIVEFYLHPDGRMTDFRTVRNSGFFLLDEVTKETIESVYWKYPRPEQKTLVRYKFGYYLRGY from the coding sequence ATGAGCCGAAGTACCGCCGCCCTCATCATTGCCGTACTCTTTCATCTGCTCATCCTGCTGCTTTTCCTGCTGCTGGGCTACATTTTCGTCACCGAACCGGTCGAGCCGAAACTCCAGGAGCACCGCATCAAGGTCTCGCTCAAGGAGCGCCCGAAAGCCAAAGCAAACGCCGCGCTCCCGAACAAGCGCCCGCCGGCGGAGAAGATACCGCCGATGCCCAAAGGTAAGCAGCTCGAAAAACTTCCCCAGGCCCAACCGCTCCCGCAACCGCAACAGCAGCTGCCCGTCACGCAGCCGACGCCGGTCAAACCACAGCAGAAGATCCCGACCCCCAAGAAGATCGCCGAGCCGCAGAAACGGGTCGCCAAAACGGAACCCGTGCCACCGGAAAAGCCCTATATCCCTTTTATGAAAACACCCGAACCGAAAACGGCCGAGGCCAATGCCACCGCGGTGCCGACGGAACATAAAAACCTCTTTGCCAAACTGTCACAGAAACAGAAGAACGTCGAACAGAAAACTGCCGCCAAATCAGCGAATGCCCGGCGCGAAAGCCGTATCCCGGACGATATCCGCGAGGCCTACGGCGATGCGTTCGGAAAACTGAGCGAAGGGGAACAGAAGTACCTGCTTGACAACCAGGAGATCATGCGCAGCCTCACCCAGACCCAGCTCAACGCCACCGGCAGTACGATGATCCCCAATAACATGCGTGTCAACGACTACAACATCGTCGAGTTCTACCTCCACCCCGATGGCAGAATGACCGATTTCCGCACCGTGCGCAACAGCGGCTTCTTCCTCCTTGACGAGGTCACCAAGGAGACAATCGAATCGGTCTATTGGAAGTACCCACGGCCCGAGCAAAAAACGCTGGTACGCTACAAATTCGGCTACTACCTGCGCGGCTATTAA
- the hemL gene encoding glutamate-1-semialdehyde 2,1-aminomutase, producing the protein MNITSSIQAFEEAQTLIPGGVDSPVRAFKSVGGTPLFIEKGEGAHLYDIDGNAYVDYVQSWGPLIFGHRDEAIENAVCDAVRHGLSFGAPTLSESELAKEVIGIFESIDKVRFVSSGTEAVMSAIRLARGYTGKDDIVKFEGCYHGHSDALLVQAGSGLATFGNPSSPGVPADFTKHTLLAKYNDIESVRKCFEDSDNIACIIIEPIAGNMGLVPADKEFLAELRLLCDAHGALLIFDEVMSGFRATLHGAESITGTTPDMVTLGKVIGGGMPVGAFGGKAEIMAKLSPEGPVYQAGTLSGNPVAMAAGITAVRKLRSNAKLYSVLEARAKRLMEGFAEVADKHGIALKTDVRGSMFGFFFNDKPVKNFDDAAASDLERFAAFHAGMLSRGFYFACSQFETGFICTQITDEMIEATISAADEVMEAL; encoded by the coding sequence ATGAACATTACATCCTCGATTCAGGCATTTGAAGAAGCACAGACATTGATTCCCGGCGGTGTGGATTCGCCGGTACGCGCCTTTAAAAGCGTCGGCGGAACCCCGCTCTTTATTGAAAAGGGCGAGGGCGCTCACCTCTACGATATCGACGGCAACGCCTATGTCGATTATGTCCAGAGCTGGGGACCGCTGATCTTCGGCCACCGCGACGAAGCGATCGAGAACGCGGTCTGCGACGCGGTCCGCCATGGCCTCAGTTTCGGGGCGCCGACGCTTTCCGAGAGCGAACTGGCCAAAGAGGTCATCGGGATTTTCGAGAGCATCGACAAAGTCCGTTTCGTCTCCAGCGGGACCGAGGCGGTCATGAGCGCCATCCGCCTGGCGCGCGGCTATACCGGCAAAGACGACATCGTTAAGTTCGAGGGATGCTACCACGGTCACAGCGACGCCCTGCTGGTGCAGGCCGGTTCGGGCCTCGCGACCTTCGGCAACCCGAGCTCCCCGGGCGTCCCGGCGGACTTTACCAAGCATACCCTCCTGGCCAAATACAACGACATCGAGAGCGTGCGCAAATGCTTCGAGGATTCGGACAACATCGCCTGTATCATCATTGAGCCGATTGCCGGCAACATGGGGCTTGTCCCCGCGGACAAGGAGTTCCTGGCGGAACTGCGCCTGCTCTGCGACGCCCACGGTGCGCTGCTGATCTTCGACGAGGTGATGAGCGGTTTCCGCGCGACCCTGCACGGTGCCGAGTCCATCACGGGGACGACACCGGATATGGTGACGCTGGGCAAGGTCATCGGCGGCGGGATGCCGGTCGGCGCCTTCGGCGGCAAGGCCGAGATTATGGCGAAGCTCTCCCCGGAAGGGCCAGTGTACCAGGCGGGAACGCTCAGCGGCAACCCGGTAGCGATGGCGGCGGGGATCACCGCCGTGCGCAAACTCCGCAGCAACGCCAAGCTCTACAGCGTGCTCGAAGCGCGTGCCAAACGCCTGATGGAGGGGTTTGCAGAAGTGGCGGACAAGCACGGTATTGCCCTGAAGACGGACGTGCGCGGTTCGATGTTCGGCTTCTTCTTCAATGACAAACCGGTTAAGAACTTTGACGATGCGGCGGCGTCGGATCTGGAGCGTTTCGCTGCTTTCCACGCCGGCATGCTGTCGCGTGGCTTCTATTTTGCCTGTTCGCAGTTCGAGACAGGCTTTATCTGTACGCAGATCACCGACGAGATGATCGAGGCAACGATCAGCGCGGCGGATGAAGTGATGGAGGCGCTCTGA
- a CDS encoding AtpZ/AtpI family protein, with protein sequence MADKHLTGLTPENGEPEERKPRLKPIVEGAETLSLGISMVVAVLIGVALGIGLKKLTGITWLLWVGVVIGIAAAFLNVFKAYSKQYKEFEELSKNPRYNPKTLEGDDDDDDDDAAKHY encoded by the coding sequence ATGGCGGACAAGCACCTGACGGGCCTGACCCCGGAGAACGGAGAACCCGAAGAGCGCAAGCCGCGCCTCAAGCCGATTGTCGAGGGGGCGGAAACGCTCTCGCTCGGTATCTCGATGGTCGTGGCCGTGCTGATCGGGGTGGCGCTCGGTATCGGTCTCAAAAAGCTGACGGGCATTACCTGGCTGCTCTGGGTCGGCGTCGTCATCGGGATCGCCGCGGCCTTCCTGAACGTCTTCAAGGCCTACTCGAAACAGTATAAAGAGTTCGAAGAGCTCTCCAAAAATCCGCGCTACAACCCCAAAACCCTGGAAGGTGACGACGACGATGACGATGACGACGCTGCGAAGCACTATTAG